The Felis catus isolate Fca126 chromosome C2, F.catus_Fca126_mat1.0, whole genome shotgun sequence genomic sequence CTGGTTTCTGTGGCCTGGGTGCCTCTTATGAGCTGGTAGAGCTTTGAGCAGGGAGAATGAGGACAGGTTTAGTGCCAGAGCTCCTCGCGTTCCCAGTGGATGGGTACAGGTGCCTTTAGGTGTGGAGAGCATCGTGCGTGGGGCTATGATGGCTTCCACCAGAGCAGGTGTTGGTTTGGCATGGGGTTTGCTCTTCATCCTGTGAAGAGGTTTCAGACGGGGCCTATGAGCTTCGAGAGTGACCAGACCACTTTTAAGAAGTATCTGGTAGCATCAGATTGCTCTCAAGTGCAACCAGCTACTAACAGCGTTGTGTGTTCTCCATTCCCACTCGGGTGGGCTGAGGAAGGAGAGCTTAAAGGGTAAGCTGTCCTACCACCTCTCTCATGGACAGGAGTAGAAGAAGGTGGGGAGAAAAGTTCCAGAACTACTTGTCTCGGTAATAACAAAACGCTGAGACAGCAGGCACCAGAGTGCCCTTAAATATACCGCCAGTCTATGCTTAAAGAGCTTTGGGAGAGATATGCATATTTAGCCAGGGGACATGTGCTGCAGACCAAGGCATGCCATAGTGTCAGCTAGCAGAAACCTCAGAGATCCCCTCATCCATTGTACAGATTGGGAACTGAGGCtaggtgagggggaggggctttcttaagatcacacagccagtgagtggcagGCAAACCAGGGACTAGAACTCTGGTCTCCAGAGTCTGAACTACCTGGTCTTTCTACATCACCACACTGCCTCCTTCCCAGGTATCTAGGAAGCCAGGGGGTTATCAGGACAGCAGGAAGTAAGGCATCCTGGAAGGTTTGAGAGAGGTCATTCAGGAATGTCATTAGCAGATCTCTCTTTTCATAACCAGGTGCTATTACATGTCACAACACCACAGCGGCTAGAAGAAACAGAGCAGGAACAGACATTAGGCGCCATTGGTTACACCAGTGGTTGGTTCTTTGGGGACTTTCGCATCAGGATTGTGACTGGTCAGATCTTTGGTCTTTAAGGGGAAAAAGGTGCCAGCTTACCCCGAAGGTAGAGCAGCCAAAGCCTATGCACAGGAGAGGCAGTGGTGGGAATtctggaagggaaaggaaaggaagagaatcagGGCTCTGTCCCAGCCCAGCTACCCACACAGAAGGTGGAATGGTGCCTTCACCTATGGCTGGATCTTAGGCAGTGACTTTTCTGTCACGTTGTCAGGCTTTTCCCCCAGTTCCAAGATGTGAAGGCTGAGATGGTCCCTCCAAGCCCCACTCAACAGAGAGGACAGGGCTGGCGGGTCTTCCAGGGTCAAGTGGGGAAACAGGAGTGCCTCACTCttgagagggaaatggcacttcTCCATGGCAGGCCTGGTGGTGCCAGGAGTCACCACAAAAAGGCGGCAGAGCCACGGCCCACCAGCCACCTGGCAGGCTGGTTGTCTGGTGAAGTTGTTCAGGGCTCGGCACAGGACCCAGTCCTCCGTCCCACCCATGTCCACCACCTCCACAGCTGAGCCCAGGCCCGGGAGGTGCAGGAGGTGCCGGGGGGGCATGTAGGTGTGGGTGAAGAGGAGTGTGTAGTGGGTAGGCATGCTTGGGAGCACGGGTGCGTGAACCACCTGCTCCAGGTGCTCCAGGCCAGGCACCAGGCCTCCCTGGTGCAGGCAGCCGAAGAAGAGGGCGCCCAGGCTGTTGAAGAGGACCAGGGTGCCCTTGCAGGGCACAGATTGGGCCTGTGGACTGCAAAGCAGGACTAGGGGGACCAGGAGGGGGATCAGGAACCTAGCCTCCTGGTGGCTAAAGGCAGACAGCAGGGCCAGAGGCATGAAGTAGAGGAGCAGGAGGCAAGGCCTGGGGCTGGACAGCAGGCTCCAGCCGCCCAGAGCCCGCGGGAAGCCCGTTcgtgcaaaggcctggaggcaggCTTGCAGCTGTTGCCACGCAGCCTGCAGGGCCCGGGCATGCAGCATCCCAAAGAGCAGGAAACCGTTGACGGCCAGGTGAGTCAGCCGCATGTGTGTGCCATGCCTCGCCAGGTTTTGAGGATCCAGGTTGTAGTACAAGAAGTTGGCGGGTGTCAGAACAAGGGTAGTGGATCTAGATGGACTGGAGAAATACCAGCTGTCCACAGCCACAAACACCGCCGCCACGAGGGTTGCCCCTGGGAGCAGCTCCAGGGCTTCCTTCGTCAGTGACTTGAAGCCAGGGTTTGTGGCTCCACAAATGCTCCAGAGGAAGAGCGGGACCAGAGCAAAGGCCAGAAACGTGGGCCGGTTGAAGAAGCCGGCAGCCACGATGCCCCCGAGAAGCCAGCTGTGCCACCAGGGGCCTGGAGCAGGCTTCTTGGGTGTGGGGCTCCAAGCTAACCGGGGGGACACCAGCACCAGCAGCCCGGCAAAGAGCAGTCCCTCGATGGTGTTGGAGAAGGTCCTTGTGTAGAAGACCAGAGTGACGTAGGAACCAGACAGCAGGACCAGGGCGTTCCAGCGCTCCGCCCCCCACAGCGGGGCCAGGTGGTACACGGCCACGTCCAGGGCAAAGGAGAGGGCAGTGAGGAGGAGCCGGGGTCCCACCAGCAGCACGTAGCCGCTCACCGGGCCCGGCCATGGCCCCCACTGTTCCCAGAGCCTGAGCAGCCAGAAGGCAGAGCCGGAGGTCAGCAGTGGGAAGACCACCGTGCGGCAGGAGCTGGTGGGGTGAAACTCCCATGGCCGTGCAGCTTCTATACCCAGGATGTCCTCTGCGGACAGAGAAGTGGAGATGAGCCAGGTCCAAGCTCAGGGCACGTGGGAGACAAAATTCTAGGATGGCCCCGAGATTTTCCCAGCCGCTAGTGAACATGGCCT encodes the following:
- the PIGZ gene encoding LOW QUALITY PROTEIN: GPI mannosyltransferase 4 (The sequence of the model RefSeq protein was modified relative to this genomic sequence to represent the inferred CDS: substituted 1 base at 1 genomic stop codon), with product MLSRRSESLMQICGTRIASGATEKPFXALGPVSWQQFDLKMALRALWGSLSLLRLLWCLLPQTGYVHPDEFFQSPEVMAEDILGIEAARPWEFHPTSSCRTVVFPLLTSGSAFWLLRLWEQWGPWPGPVSGYVLLVGPRLLLTALSFALDVAVYHLAPLWGAERWNALVLLSGSYVTLVFYTRTFSNTIEGLLFAGLLVLVSPRLAWSPTPKKPAPGPWWHSWLLGGIVAAGFFNRPTFLAFALVPLFLWSICGATNPGFKSLTKEALELLPGATLVAAVFVAVDSWYFSSPSRSTTLVLTPANFLYYNLDPQNLARHGTHMRLTHLAVNGFLLFGMLHARALQAAWQQLQACLQAFARTGFPRALGGWSLLSSPRPCLLLLYFMPLALLSAFSHQEARFLIPLLVPLVLLCSPQAQSVPCKGTLVLFNSLGALFFGCLHQGGLVPGLEHLEQVVHAPVLPSMPTHYTLLFTHTYMPPRHLLHLPGLGSAVEVVDMGGTEDWVLCRALNNFTRQPACQVAGGPWLCRLFVVTPGTTRPAMEKCHFPLKSEALLFPHLTLEDPPALSSLLSGAWRDHLSLHILELGEKPDNVTEKSLPKIQP